One genomic window of Campylobacter sp. MG1 includes the following:
- a CDS encoding efflux RND transporter permease subunit, whose translation MNQIITVLLRNSKRVFAFTFLICLCFSYYSKYINIEAKSTSFFLENDKDLQLFNNSLKTFGEQNFLVLAYKANDDIFSKDNIEKLQNIEKELLNLDGVRNVLSILNAPLFLSGAGSINNGANLDKARNEISNNKFYIKNLISDDFLVCDFLVSATNADDIIPILKDFSQKHNLILGGMNVIASDMITYVKDDLYTYGLGLFILLFIAIFIFFRSFYFVFVCMFICLVSLFTTTGVLALLNYNITVISSNYVALVLIITISVIVHILTHFAELLQKNHISDNTTKVRHTLLTKARPSFYAILTTVVGFMSLVFSGIKPISELGIMMSVGISISLVLCYLFLPFLLLNKKDNKKVHFFNNSNFLLFCANTAIKRRKIVYVISVFIIVFSVFAVPKLSVENSFVNYFKDSSNIKQGLLLIDEKLGGTLPLDIIVKFNDESDESDEDFSEFLNQVDSNKYYLTPTKLEILGKIHKFLEEQKYIGSVLSLYPLLDFAKKINNDKEIDGLTLSFLQVNLSDELKKQIISPYYNENSKELRLAIRIVDSDKTLKRAEFLYNLRKNLDNIGKDYNISIQVSGVMILYNNMLSSLVHSQIDTLEFVILSIFALFLIIFRNLRFSIIGIISNIIPISLLFAILGFSGLSLDLMSVTIAAISIGMGVDAIIHYVHRFKEEIKKNTLDDAIRLSHLSIGSALYYTTFTIVLGFCLMMSSNFMPTIYFGLLTVMVMVLLLFGSLFLLPSLMISFYFNGYFKNEYTKKGLKC comes from the coding sequence ATGAATCAAATAATTACAGTATTATTAAGAAACTCTAAAAGAGTTTTTGCTTTTACATTTTTGATATGTCTGTGTTTTTCGTATTATTCTAAGTATATTAATATAGAGGCAAAATCTACGAGTTTTTTTTTAGAAAATGATAAAGATTTACAGCTTTTTAATAATAGCTTAAAAACTTTTGGCGAGCAAAATTTTTTAGTTTTAGCATATAAGGCTAATGATGATATTTTTAGTAAAGATAATATTGAAAAATTACAAAATATTGAAAAAGAATTATTAAATTTAGATGGCGTTCGTAATGTCCTTAGTATTTTGAACGCTCCATTATTTTTAAGTGGTGCAGGTAGTATAAATAATGGTGCTAATTTAGATAAAGCTAGAAATGAAATATCTAATAATAAATTTTATATTAAAAATTTAATTAGTGATGATTTTTTAGTGTGTGATTTTTTAGTTAGTGCTACAAATGCTGATGATATTATTCCTATACTAAAAGATTTTTCACAAAAACATAATCTAATTTTAGGTGGTATGAATGTAATAGCAAGTGATATGATAACTTATGTAAAAGATGATTTATATACCTATGGTTTAGGTTTATTTATACTACTTTTTATTGCTATTTTTATATTTTTTAGAAGTTTTTATTTTGTTTTTGTTTGTATGTTTATATGTTTAGTTTCATTATTTACAACTACTGGCGTTTTAGCATTATTAAATTATAACATTACAGTCATATCAAGTAATTATGTGGCGCTAGTTCTTATAATAACGATATCAGTGATTGTTCATATATTAACTCATTTTGCTGAATTATTACAAAAAAATCATATCAGTGATAATACTACAAAAGTAAGACATACTTTATTAACAAAAGCAAGACCTAGTTTTTATGCTATTTTAACTACAGTTGTCGGTTTTATGAGTTTGGTTTTTTCTGGCATAAAACCAATTAGTGAACTAGGTATTATGATGAGTGTAGGTATTAGCATAAGTTTAGTTTTATGTTATTTATTTTTACCATTTTTATTACTAAATAAAAAAGATAATAAAAAGGTTCATTTTTTTAATAATTCAAATTTTTTATTATTTTGTGCCAATACTGCTATTAAGCGTAGAAAAATAGTATATGTTATAAGTGTATTTATAATTGTTTTTTCAGTTTTTGCTGTTCCTAAACTTAGCGTAGAAAATTCATTTGTTAATTATTTTAAAGATAGTAGTAATATAAAGCAGGGTTTATTGCTCATAGATGAAAAATTAGGTGGTACATTACCACTGGATATTATAGTTAAATTTAATGATGAAAGCGATGAAAGCGATGAAGATTTTAGTGAATTTTTAAACCAAGTAGATAGTAATAAGTATTATTTAACTCCAACAAAATTAGAAATATTAGGAAAAATTCATAAATTTTTAGAAGAGCAAAAATATATAGGAAGTGTTTTAAGTCTTTATCCTTTATTAGATTTTGCAAAAAAAATTAATAATGATAAGGAAATAGATGGGCTCACATTAAGTTTTTTACAAGTAAATTTAAGTGATGAACTTAAAAAACAAATAATTAGTCCATACTATAATGAAAATAGTAAAGAATTAAGGTTGGCTATTAGAATAGTAGATAGTGATAAAACTTTAAAAAGAGCAGAATTTTTATATAATTTAAGAAAAAATTTAGATAATATTGGTAAAGATTATAATATTAGTATACAGGTTAGTGGAGTTATGATTTTGTATAACAATATGTTAAGTTCATTGGTACATTCTCAAATAGATACTTTAGAATTTGTTATTTTAAGTATATTTGCTTTATTTTTGATAATATTTAGGAATTTAAGATTTAGTATTATAGGAATAATATCAAATATAATCCCTATTTCATTATTATTTGCTATATTAGGTTTTAGTGGTTTAAGTCTTGATTTAATGAGTGTTACTATAGCAGCGATTTCAATAGGTATGGGAGTTGATGCCATAATTCATTATGTCCATAGATTTAAAGAAGAGATTAAGAAAAATACTTTAGATGATGCCATAAGGTTATCTCATCTTAGTATAGGTTCAGCACTCTATTATACAACATTTACTATAGTTTTAGGTTTTTGCTTAATGATGAGTTCTAATTTTATGCCTACTATTTATTTTGGCTTGTTAACTGTTATGGTTATGGTTTTACTTTTATTTGGCTCATTATTTTTATTGCCATCTTTAATGATATCGTTTTATTTTAATGGTTATTTTAAAAATGAATATACTAAGAAAGGATTAAAGTGTTAA